The Leptospira sp. WS60.C2 genome includes the window AAAGAAACTTGCAGTTCAGACTAAGACGAAGTTCATTACTCGGAAAGTAAAGTCAAAGAAATCTGTTTTCGCAGGTAAGTAGCGAGCTTCATCTAGTATTCACCACATAGGAACTTGGTAAGAGTTTTGCCAAGAACCAGTCCCCCCGACTCAAGAATGGTTATTCCATATTCGTGACAGATTGCTCATTATGGGAATCCAGTCGGCTTAAAGGCGACTATATTTACCACATAGGAACTTGGTAAGAGTTTTGCCAAGAACCAGTCCCCCCGACTCAAGAATGGTTATTCCATATTCGTGACAGATTGCTCATTATGGGAATCCAGTCGGCTTAAAGGCGACTATATTTTTGCGAAAATTTCGCAAAAATGAGACATAATTTTAGATGAGACATAATGAGCCCTCACCATTAGATTTGGCATTTTTTTGACAGTGGAAACAATAGAGTGAAGAGATCGGAAAACTAGATTCCGCTATAACGCTTTTGGAGGGTCTCGCGATCGCTTTTGGTAAAAGTATCCATCTATCAATGTGTAATTTTTCTTCAGCTCCTTCTCTTTGTTAGATGCGTGATAAGAGTAGATCATCTTCGATTCCATTGCGTTTTTACAAATGGGACAAGCTAGCGGATCTCTAACATCAAACGATGATTTAATGGCTTCTGACCAAGTAGATTTCTTGGCCTGAGATTCTAACTTTAACCTCTTTGCAGGTCTTACATAAATTCCATAATAGCGAACAGACTTCTCATGTTTGTTGGGAAGAAAAAAAAGCATACGGGCAAGAAATTCATCAATCGGCATCGTTAAACTTTGATACAACTTTTCTTTGGTGATGGATTCGACATTGCTTTTGTAACGGAATGTTAACGTTTGTTTATTTTGATCTACTTTTTGAATTTGGCTATTATGAAAAAGTCCAAAGGCAATGTATTGGGCGATACGATATATGGAATCAGATTCTCGAACGTTAATTTTTTCAAAGTAAACATGGAAACCTTTTGGATAACTTTTCGTGAAAAAAGTATATTCGTCTTTATTTATATATTTCTTTCGAAGTAAGTATTTGCAAACAGTCCTTTGCCAGTCGAATCGCACGGTTTTGTAAGGCATAAAATCGATTTGTTTGATTCCGTTAGAGGTTGTATTTAAAAGATCTCTCGTTGCAATCGCATGGACATGCGGATTGAAATTTAAATGATTTCCGGCTTCGTGAAGTGTGCTAAGGATACCCGGTTTAAAACGTTTGTCTGTCAGGCTAATGGTTCGTAATCTTTTTGTATAAACCTTTGCCGCAAGGCCATTTAGAAATCGTGGATTGACAAGTCTTTGAAATAGAAGTTCATTCAGTCTACCTGGCAATGTGAAGACGATATGATAATGTGGAAGTTCAGGATTTAAGATTCTGAAAAGGTGAATCGACCAACCAAAGAGCTTTTTTCGATAACAAGACAAACATAGCCGACTCTTACACGAAAAAGGAACTGCCAAAACAATTTTACAATCTTTGCATTCGTTCCATACAAAACCTCTATTGAATTTACCACAGGTAAGAAGTTTTTCCACCTCTCGAAGCTTCCAGATTGGAATTTTTCCGAATTTAGATTCGAATTTGTCCACATAACTTGTAATAAATGTCTCATAATGATTCTTCCAAATATTTTTATACTCGGACTCGCGGGTGTGGGCAGGTGTATAGGCTTGCTTGGCTTCTTTGGAAGAAATGAATATTTTGAATCTCCAAGTAGAGAAAAAACTCTCCTTAGAGAAAGGTCATGAATTTTGGAGAAGTGACCTTTTTTATTTTATAGTCAAACCAATCCTCCGCGCCCCGGATCGACGGAGCGCCCTC containing:
- a CDS encoding transposase; this translates as MDKFESKFGKIPIWKLREVEKLLTCGKFNRGFVWNECKDCKIVLAVPFSCKSRLCLSCYRKKLFGWSIHLFRILNPELPHYHIVFTLPGRLNELLFQRLVNPRFLNGLAAKVYTKRLRTISLTDKRFKPGILSTLHEAGNHLNFNPHVHAIATRDLLNTTSNGIKQIDFMPYKTVRFDWQRTVCKYLLRKKYINKDEYTFFTKSYPKGFHVYFEKINVRESDSIYRIAQYIAFGLFHNSQIQKVDQNKQTLTFRYKSNVESITKEKLYQSLTMPIDEFLARMLFFLPNKHEKSVRYYGIYVRPAKRLKLESQAKKSTWSEAIKSSFDVRDPLACPICKNAMESKMIYSYHASNKEKELKKNYTLIDGYFYQKRSRDPPKAL